AACTTCTACAGAGATCGGAGTCATGCCTAAAGTATTAGTGCTGAGTGTAAAAAAAGAATGGTGAAGCGTCCTATCGCTTCAGTTCAGATGAGTGCCATAAGAAGGCTCTCAAGCGTTGCTGCATCGGTAACTCCCTCAAGTCGCTGGATGACCTTACCGTCCTTTTCGATGATGAGAGTCGGAACTACGCTGATGGAATACTTGTTTGCAAGATCTCCGTGCTCATCCACATCGACCATCTGGACGTCAACCTTATCACCAAGTTTTTTTGCAAGATCGTGGACAATAGGGCTCTG
This region of Methanocorpusculum sp. genomic DNA includes:
- a CDS encoding co-chaperone YbbN gives rise to the protein MTKPVLYDFFATWCGPCRIQSPIVHDLAKKLGDKVDVQMVDVDEHGDLANKYSISVVPTLIIEKDGKVIQRLEGVTDAATLESLLMALI